AGGTTGATGATTCATTTTCATGGAGTCATTTCTAGTGATGAACATTGGGGGACATCTTACGTCAATTCAAAAGAAGCTGTCAATAATGAAAATCCAAAAATCAAACATTAAAAATCAAAATGACAATGTAAAACTTAAAATGTCTCCCTTGCATTAGCATCATAAATTTTGGATTTTAGTATGTCATTTTGCATTTTGATTTTTGAATTTTAAATTAACTTTATTTCCCCAGCACCTCTTTAAATTTCTTTGTAAGGGCAGGAACCACCTCAAACAAATCTCCAACAATCCCATAATCCGCAATTTGAAAGATGGGGGCGGCTGAATCCTTATTAATGGCAATGATTGTATCAGACTGCCGCATTCCAAACAAATGCTGAATGGCGCCAGAAATCCCACAGGCAATGTAAATCTTCGGCTTGACTGTTTTTCCCGTCTGCCCCACCTGATGAGGATAGGGAATCCACCCCAAATCAACTGCAACCCGGCTTGCCCCTACAGCCGCATCCAAGACCTCGGCCAATTCGCGAATGATTTTAAAATTTTCAGGGACTTTAAGGCCCCTCCCTCCTGAAACGATGATACTGGCCTCTGCCACATCTTTTTCCCGACCCGGATCTTTATGAAAAGCAATGACCTTTGACCGTCCCTTTAAAAAGATTTCTTCCAAAACAGGTATTTCATGAATCAAACCCTTCCGGTCTTGATCAGGGTCAAGAGCCCGTATGGATCTGGGCTTGATCGAAATAATCTGAGGCCGATGCCCTTTAAAAAGAACCTCTGCGAGCCTTCTTCCACCAAAACAGGGACGTAACATCTGAAGTTGATTTTCTTTGATTGTAAATTGCGTAATGGAAGACGAGAAACCGCATTTGAGCTTGACCATGAGTCTTCCACCCAGCCAACGCCCAACGCTGGTTGCTCCCAAAACAATCCATTCAGGATCTATTTTTTTAAGCACATCAAAACAAACTTCCGCATAAACCTCACCCGCAAGATTTAAAAATCTGGAATCCTTTGCCCAAAAAATCTCATCTCCCCCACTTTGAATCAACCTTTTAATCTCTTCCTCCTTCTCAACACCTAAAACGACTACAGCAACCTTCAAAGAAAGGGGATCCGCCATCTTCCTTGCAGCCGCGATCAATTCAAAGGAGATTGATTTTATTTCTCCTCCCGCCACCTCCACTAAAACCGCAATATGGGTTTTCAATTAAATCAACTTCTTTTTCAAAAGTTCATTCACCAACTCCGCCGCAGCCTCCTCAGCTCTCCCGGAGAAAATTTTTACTCCCTCTTTTTTTGGAGGATCCTGAACTGCACAAACTTGAGTCTGTGCACCTTGATCCCCAATAAGAGATACCTCCAATTCCAACTCTTTAAGCCCCCATATAGGGATTGGGACATTTTTGGCTGCCATTTTCCCCTTCAAAGAAGGAAGACGAGGCTCATTAATTTCTTTTACAACACTGATGAGGGCAGGAAGCTGGACCTCAATCTCGTAATATCCGCCAATCACCATTTGCTCCAAACGAAGAACCCCCTCCTTAATTTCAATGACTTTACGAACATCCATCACAAAGGGAAGCTTTAAACATTCTGCAATGGCAGAGGAAATAATTCCATTCTCACCATCACTCGACTGTTTCCCTGAAATAATCAGGTCAAAGGGAGAATTTTTCTCAATGGCCCTACTTAAGATGAAAGCTGTTCCTAAAAGATCTGAACCCGCAAAGGAAGGATCACTTAAAAGAATACCTCGATCAGCCCCTACCGAAACAGAAAATCTGAGGAGATTCAGCGCAGTAGGTTTTCCCATACTGATTACAACCACTTCACCTGTTAAACGTTCCTTTAAACGAACGGCCTCTTCAATCGCATACTCATCAGAGGGATTGCAAATAAGGTCAAGCCCTTCCCTCAAAACATGAAAATTTTGCTGAAAGGTCTGATCCTTGGTATCCGGAACTTGTTTGGCAAGAGCGATGATCTTCATATATTAAATCCAAAATCCAAAAATCAAAAACCAAAATTAAGGAGCTTATCTATTTAAATCCAAAATCCAAAAATCAAAAACCAAAATTAAGGAGCTTATCTATTTAAATCCAAAATCCAAAAATCAAAAACCAAAATTAAGGAGTTTTTGATATTTTTTACGTATATTCTTTCAGCAAATTAGCTGCAATCATGTTTCGCTGAATCTGATTAGTCCCTTCATAAATCTGTGTAATTTTGGCATCTCTCATCATTTTCTCAACGGGATAATCTCTCATATAGCCATACCCACCCAAAATTTGAACTGCATCGGTCGTTACCTTCATGGCCATATCTGATGCGAAAAGTTTCGACATCGCAGCTTCTTTGGTAAAACGACTGGTTTGGGAAGCATCAAATGCCTTTGCCACAGCATAAGTAAGCGCCCTTGCAGCCTCAATTTGTGTGGCCATATCTGCCAGCATGATTTGAATCGCCTGAAAAGATGAAATGGGTTTTCCAAACTGCTTACGATCTTTCGCATAGGCCGCCGCTATATCCAAAGCGCCTTGTGCAATGCCTACGGCCTGGGCAGCTACACCGGGCCTTCCATGATCAAAATTTTTAAGGGCAATGACAAAACCCCTCCCCTCTTTACCTAATAAATTTTCTTCAGGGACCTTGCAATCCTCAAAAATCAGGGTTCGCGTTGCCGAGGATCGTATTCCCATTTTATCTTCTTTTTTGCCAAAACTAAAACCTTCCATTCCCTTTTCAAGAATAAATGCGGATGAGCCTCTGGGCCCTTTTGAAGCATCGGTCGTTACAATGACGGTATAAATCTCTGCTTCTCCACCGTTGGTGACCCATTGCTTCGTCCCATTCAAGATATATTGATTCCCTTTTTTCTGGGCTTTCGTCGTAATAAAGCCAATATCACTGCCCGAGCTGGGTTCTGTAATTGAAAAAGCGGCCAATTTTTTTCCTGAAGCAACATCGGGGAGATATTTCTTCTTCTGCGCTTCATTCCCAAACATAATGATGGGATAACTTCCTAAACCGGTCGCTGCGATACTGAGGGCGATACCGCCGCAAGCCCGGCTCATTTCCTCCACAACCAAAACCAGCTCCATCAAACCTCCACCTAGTCCTCCATATTCTTTGGGGATATAAACGGAAGTAAGACCGGTTTCACCAAAAACTTTAACAAGTTCCCAGGCAAATTCATTACTATGATCGTATTTTTCTCGGACGGGAACTACTTTTTCTTCCGCAACCTGGCGGGCCAAAGCCCTAATCTCTTTTTGCTCATCGGTTAAAAAATAATCGAGCATGTAAGCCTTTCTAATTGAGACGCAAGATGTTTGGTTGATTCCATTTTAACACCCCCTTGATTTTTTTCAAGGGGATCGCACAAAAAAAGGTTCAAAGTTCAAAGTTTAAAGAAAACTGATCTCATGCGTTTTTTCCCTTGAACCTTGAACTTTGAACCTTTAGACTCTTTTAAAACTATGGGACTTCTCGAAGGAAAAAACGCGATTGTTTTTGGCGTGGCCAACAAACGCAGTATTGCATGGGCCATTGCTCAAGCTCTTCATCGGGAGGGAGCCCGTCTTGCTTTGACTTATCAAGGAGAGCGAATCGAAGAAAATGTTCGTGAGCTTGCAACAACTCTAAAAAACCCCATTATTCTTCCTTGTGATGTCACTAAAGATCATGAAATCGCTTCCGTTTTTGAAAATCTTTCGAAATTGTTTGATCATTTAGACATTTTAATTCATTGTGTTGCCTATGCACGAAAAGAAGAGCTTGAAGGACGCTTCATTCATACCACACGAGAAGGTTTTCGCATTGCGCTAGACATCAGTGCCTATTCGCTTCAAGCACTGGTTCGAGGAGCCCTTCCCCTTCTTGAGAAAAAAGGAGGAAGCGTTATCGCCCTCACTTATTTAGGGGGATATAAAGTTGTTCCTCATTATAATGTGATGGGAGTTGCTAAATCAGCGCTTGAAACCTCCATTCGATATCTTGCTTACGAATTAGGAGAAAAGAATATTCGTGTCAATGGCATCTCAGCCGGCCCCATCAATACCCTGGCCGCTCGAGGAATTTCCGGATTTACTAAAATGCTTGAAGTTTATCGCCAGAGAGCTCCTCTTAAAAGAAATGTGAGCGCATCGGAAGTTGCTGATACTGGCCTTTTTATGGCTAGCGATCTATCTAAGGGAATCAGTGGGGAAATTATCTACGTCGATGCAGGATATCATATTACAGGGGCTTAAAAATACAGTTTAAAGTTTAAGGTTCAAAGTTCAAGGACTCTACGTGCTAGTTTTTTTCTTTCAACTTTCAACTTTCAACTTTCAACTTTCAACTTTTAACTTTGAACTACTTAAAAAGGATTCTATGTTATTAAAAGATAAAAAAGGGATTATTTTGGGCGTTGCAAACAGTCGAAGCATTGCCTGGTCCATTGCACAAGCCTTTCATGATGAAGGAGCTAGATTTGCCATGACCTGTCAAAATGAAAAAATAGCAAAAAATGTTCGCCGCCTAGCGTCTAAGCTCAGTTCTTGTCCTCTCCTTTCTTGTGATGTCACTTCAAACGAGCAAATCGAAAATGTTTTTCAGTTTCTTAAACAAGAATTTGGCACTATTGATTTTCTTATTCACAGTATCGCGTATGCCCCCCCCAAAGAATTGCGAGCGAAATTTACCGATGTTTCAAGAGAAGGATTTGCTACAACCTTAGAGATAACCGCTTTTTCACTCACTGCAGTCATCCAAAAAGCCATTCCTCTCATGCCCAAAGGAGGAAGTATTATGACTTTGACTTCACTGGGAGGATGGAGAATTGTTCCCAACTATCACGTCATGGGAGTTGCTAAATCAGCTCTTGAGTCGAGTGTACGCTACCTTGCAAATGATTTAGGAGAGCAAAACATTCGCGTGAATGGAATTTCTCCAGGCCCTATTCGAACGGTCTCAGCGATGGGCATTCGAAGATTTTCTCAAATGCTTAAAACCCACCAAGAAAGGTCCCCTTTAAGAAGAAATGTCAAAGGGAGTGATGTTGCTAAATCCGCTATTTTCCTAGCCAGTGATGCTTCAAGCAATATTACAGGTGAGATTTTATTCGTCGATGCGGGCTATCATATTATTGGGATTTAGTCCTAACGAAATTGAGAATTGACAATTGATGATGAAGGTAAAATAAATTAATTCCTAAATTATCAATTTTCAATTATTCATTTTCAATTATTTCTCAAATCTCTTAATAATTAAAGTCGCATTATGCCCACCAAATCCTAAAGAATTTGAAAGGGCTATATTGACTTTTGCTTTGCGGGCTTGATTGGGGACATAATCTAAATCACAGTCCGGATCAGGATATTGATAATTAATGGTCGGAGGAATCACTCCATCACGAATAACCAAAGAACAGACAATCAGTTCAACAGATCCGGCAGCTCCCAAGAGATGCCCCGTCATAGACTTGGTTGAGCTAATGGGCACTTTCTTCGCACTCTCTTTAAAAACTTGCTTAATGGCTTGGGTTTCTAATTTATCATTTAAAGCAGTCGAGGTGCCATGAGCATTGATATAATCGACATCCAAAGGATTAATCTCAGCATCTTCCAAAGCCATTTTCATACACCGCGTGGCTCCTTCTCCGTCTGGAGCAGGCGCCGTCATATGGTACGCATCACCCGTCAGGCCATAGCCAATAAGTTCGGCATAAATACGTGCGCCTCTTTTCTTTGCATGCTCTAATTCTTCCAAAATTAAAATTCCTGCACCTTCTCCCATGACAAAACCATCTCTTTGGCGATCAAAGGGACGACTGGCCCGAAGCGGATCATCGTTACGTGTGGACAAGGCATGCATGGCACAAAAACCACCTAATCCTAAATTTGTAATTGCCGCCTCTGCCCCTCCCGCAATCATGGCATCGGCATCTCCATGAAGAATCAATCGTGCCGCCTCTCCAACCGCATGAGCTGAAGTGGCACAAGCCGTTGCGATACAAGAATTGGGTCCTCTAGCCCCCGTCTGAATGGAAAT
This Chlamydiota bacterium DNA region includes the following protein-coding sequences:
- a CDS encoding electron transfer flavoprotein subunit alpha/FixB family protein; its protein translation is MKTHIAVLVEVAGGEIKSISFELIAAARKMADPLSLKVAVVVLGVEKEEEIKRLIQSGGDEIFWAKDSRFLNLAGEVYAEVCFDVLKKIDPEWIVLGATSVGRWLGGRLMVKLKCGFSSSITQFTIKENQLQMLRPCFGGRRLAEVLFKGHRPQIISIKPRSIRALDPDQDRKGLIHEIPVLEEIFLKGRSKVIAFHKDPGREKDVAEASIIVSGGRGLKVPENFKIIRELAEVLDAAVGASRVAVDLGWIPYPHQVGQTGKTVKPKIYIACGISGAIQHLFGMRQSDTIIAINKDSAAPIFQIADYGIVGDLFEVVPALTKKFKEVLGK
- a CDS encoding electron transfer flavoprotein subunit beta/FixA family protein, with amino-acid sequence MKIIALAKQVPDTKDQTFQQNFHVLREGLDLICNPSDEYAIEEAVRLKERLTGEVVVISMGKPTALNLLRFSVSVGADRGILLSDPSFAGSDLLGTAFILSRAIEKNSPFDLIISGKQSSDGENGIISSAIAECLKLPFVMDVRKVIEIKEGVLRLEQMVIGGYYEIEVQLPALISVVKEINEPRLPSLKGKMAAKNVPIPIWGLKELELEVSLIGDQGAQTQVCAVQDPPKKEGVKIFSGRAEEAAAELVNELLKKKLI
- a CDS encoding acyl-CoA dehydrogenase family protein gives rise to the protein MLDYFLTDEQKEIRALARQVAEEKVVPVREKYDHSNEFAWELVKVFGETGLTSVYIPKEYGGLGGGLMELVLVVEEMSRACGGIALSIAATGLGSYPIIMFGNEAQKKKYLPDVASGKKLAAFSITEPSSGSDIGFITTKAQKKGNQYILNGTKQWVTNGGEAEIYTVIVTTDASKGPRGSSAFILEKGMEGFSFGKKEDKMGIRSSATRTLIFEDCKVPEENLLGKEGRGFVIALKNFDHGRPGVAAQAVGIAQGALDIAAAYAKDRKQFGKPISSFQAIQIMLADMATQIEAARALTYAVAKAFDASQTSRFTKEAAMSKLFASDMAMKVTTDAVQILGGYGYMRDYPVEKMMRDAKITQIYEGTNQIQRNMIAANLLKEYT
- a CDS encoding enoyl-ACP reductase; amino-acid sequence: MGLLEGKNAIVFGVANKRSIAWAIAQALHREGARLALTYQGERIEENVRELATTLKNPIILPCDVTKDHEIASVFENLSKLFDHLDILIHCVAYARKEELEGRFIHTTREGFRIALDISAYSLQALVRGALPLLEKKGGSVIALTYLGGYKVVPHYNVMGVAKSALETSIRYLAYELGEKNIRVNGISAGPINTLAARGISGFTKMLEVYRQRAPLKRNVSASEVADTGLFMASDLSKGISGEIIYVDAGYHITGA
- a CDS encoding enoyl-ACP reductase, which gives rise to MLLKDKKGIILGVANSRSIAWSIAQAFHDEGARFAMTCQNEKIAKNVRRLASKLSSCPLLSCDVTSNEQIENVFQFLKQEFGTIDFLIHSIAYAPPKELRAKFTDVSREGFATTLEITAFSLTAVIQKAIPLMPKGGSIMTLTSLGGWRIVPNYHVMGVAKSALESSVRYLANDLGEQNIRVNGISPGPIRTVSAMGIRRFSQMLKTHQERSPLRRNVKGSDVAKSAIFLASDASSNITGEILFVDAGYHIIGI
- the fabF gene encoding beta-ketoacyl-ACP synthase II — its product is MHGRRVVITGLGVVTPSGNNLDEFWSNIVQGKSSAGPIKSFNVSKFDTRFACMVKNFDPSKYIGPKELKRMDPFVRFAVVAAKMALEDAHLEVNKVDSNRVGVLVGSGIGGITTVEEQHLIMLKKGPSRMSPFLIPMLIVNMAPGQISIQTGARGPNSCIATACATSAHAVGEAARLILHGDADAMIAGGAEAAITNLGLGGFCAMHALSTRNDDPLRASRPFDRQRDGFVMGEGAGILILEELEHAKKRGARIYAELIGYGLTGDAYHMTAPAPDGEGATRCMKMALEDAEINPLDVDYINAHGTSTALNDKLETQAIKQVFKESAKKVPISSTKSMTGHLLGAAGSVELIVCSLVIRDGVIPPTINYQYPDPDCDLDYVPNQARKAKVNIALSNSLGFGGHNATLIIKRFEK